In the genome of Thalassospira sp. ER-Se-21-Dark, one region contains:
- a CDS encoding efflux RND transporter periplasmic adaptor subunit has translation MAALVVLVAACSEQSEGDQQAAAQQQPQAIPVGTVTLNAQTVDLVEEMPGRTVAFRQADIRPQVDGIIKERNFTEGAFVEAGQQLYMIDQEVYLARVDAAQAELTRQRATLDQTTKTRSRYDPLIKSQAVSQQTYDDAVAAEAQAKAAVAAARAELEQARINLAYTTVTAPISGQIGSSDYSEGALVTANQSAKLTTITQLDPIYVDVTQAGGRLLKIKEAIRNGRIKGIEEGQIEVSLIIDATGEEYPHKGTLQFSDVTVNETTGTVRLRVVFPNPDGTLLPGMFVRGQVRQGHLEDAFLVPQKAVMRRPDGSAYAYVVEDGKVASKDLTIEQSQGQDWLVTAGIEDGAQVIVDGIQRIGPGAPVAPQPVETAKAAE, from the coding sequence ATGGCAGCGCTTGTCGTGCTTGTAGCCGCCTGCAGCGAGCAGAGCGAAGGCGACCAACAGGCAGCCGCCCAGCAACAGCCACAGGCGATCCCGGTCGGTACCGTGACGCTGAACGCGCAGACTGTTGACCTGGTTGAGGAAATGCCGGGTCGTACCGTTGCCTTCCGTCAAGCAGACATCCGCCCGCAGGTCGATGGCATTATCAAGGAACGCAACTTCACCGAGGGTGCGTTTGTTGAAGCCGGTCAGCAGCTTTATATGATTGATCAGGAAGTTTACCTTGCGCGCGTTGATGCAGCCCAGGCCGAACTGACCCGTCAGCGCGCAACCCTTGACCAGACGACCAAGACGCGGTCGCGCTATGACCCGCTGATCAAGTCGCAGGCCGTCAGCCAGCAAACCTATGACGATGCAGTTGCCGCCGAAGCACAGGCCAAGGCAGCGGTTGCCGCGGCACGTGCCGAGCTTGAACAGGCGCGCATTAATCTCGCCTACACCACGGTCACCGCACCGATTTCCGGTCAGATCGGTTCGTCGGATTATTCCGAAGGTGCGCTTGTGACCGCCAATCAGTCGGCAAAACTGACCACCATCACCCAGCTTGATCCGATCTATGTCGATGTGACCCAGGCCGGTGGCCGGTTGCTGAAGATCAAGGAAGCCATCCGCAATGGTCGCATCAAGGGTATCGAGGAAGGCCAGATCGAGGTTTCCCTGATCATTGATGCCACCGGCGAAGAATATCCGCACAAGGGCACCTTGCAGTTTTCCGATGTGACGGTGAATGAAACCACCGGCACGGTACGGTTGCGCGTTGTGTTCCCGAACCCGGATGGCACGCTTCTGCCCGGTATGTTTGTGCGCGGTCAGGTCCGTCAGGGCCATCTTGAAGACGCATTCCTTGTGCCGCAAAAAGCGGTGATGCGCCGCCCGGATGGCTCGGCTTATGCCTATGTCGTCGAGGATGGCAAAGTTGCCTCCAAGGATCTGACGATTGAGCAGTCGCAGGGACAGGATTGGCTGGTGACGGCCGGTATCGAAGATGGCGCGCAAGTCATTGTTGATGGCATCCAGCGTATCGGACCGGGTGCACCGGTTGCGCCACAGCCCGTTGAAACCGCCAAAGCCGCCGAATAA
- a CDS encoding TetR/AcrR family transcriptional regulator, whose protein sequence is MSETPEKLEKQHSRGTARRRAMMDAAWALLLERGFAGVTLNDVISKSGGSRTTLYEAFGGKDGLLAAVMTEQCKEFSAELHISLETDLPPRDALTDFGTKLAQKIVTEEVARFTQILYSEGQHFLPLIEKFFEVGPDSTRKHLADYLSRQQKLGNMIIDDPEHSAEMFESMVIGDWLSRIMKHNPRPPMTDQQIAERVSRAVETFLCGVATPQARDQFDCADT, encoded by the coding sequence ATGAGTGAAACGCCCGAAAAGCTTGAAAAACAACATTCTCGCGGTACTGCGCGCCGTCGCGCAATGATGGATGCCGCATGGGCGTTATTGCTTGAACGTGGCTTTGCTGGCGTGACCCTCAATGACGTGATTTCAAAATCTGGCGGGTCGCGCACAACCCTGTACGAAGCGTTTGGCGGAAAGGATGGTTTGCTGGCTGCGGTCATGACCGAGCAATGCAAAGAATTCTCAGCCGAACTGCATATTTCACTGGAAACCGATCTCCCTCCCCGTGATGCCCTGACGGACTTCGGCACGAAACTGGCGCAAAAGATTGTAACCGAGGAAGTCGCCCGCTTCACCCAGATTCTGTATTCCGAAGGCCAGCATTTTCTACCCTTGATCGAGAAATTCTTTGAAGTTGGCCCCGACAGCACGCGCAAACACCTTGCCGATTACCTTTCAAGGCAACAAAAGCTTGGCAATATGATCATCGATGATCCGGAACATTCGGCTGAAATGTTTGAATCCATGGTCATCGGAGACTGGCTGTCGCGCATCATGAAACACAATCCGCGCCCGCCAATGACCGATCAACAGATTGCTGAACGTGTTTCCCGCGCGGTTGAGACCTTCCTGTGTGGTGTCGCAACACCACAAGCACGTGACCAGTTCGACTGCGCGGACACATAA
- a CDS encoding TonB-dependent siderophore receptor translates to MNNGGAARLQKRGRVVVIASALMMTTALAPAVLFAPDANAQVSAGGIDAEHAFDIPAQSLTSALAQFGVQAGVQVTVDGALARGIDAPTINGTMRASTALEALLRGSGLDYDVTSDGTVVIEAVTSSAGEEVLETLRVEANAPEVADPTKAITDSFVVSRSRTASKTDTPILDDSSAVSVVTQKEMETRNVQDLQQAVAYTAGVQAGEYGSDVRYDYVRIRGFGQQNLGAYRDGLPSRIYNFTNSRPEAYGLQQVDVLKGSTSSLFGMNGPGGLVNMTTKRPQDEASGEVLTTFGENHLRGAGDVTGPVGENSNWSYRLTALWQDAERGQDYSQDDRIYVAPAFSYTPNLDTKLTILTSYSDRESGLGYGFPAGIETSRDAFFGEPDFNNFDTEETNIGYELSHQINDKLEFRQNARYTHVDLTYETVYLNDTTPLGDRWAFAIYGELDRFAIDNQIQYDTAISDMFDSKTLVGLDYSRDQNRERRFDGTASPIDPYNPSYCGMSCIDIDFTSDTEITQAAYGLYAQEQLTIADDWIATVGGRFDYVQSDTDTISSGTTDERDDHKFTSRFGLTYKATNEVSVYGNYSESYQPVYSSLASRPDGVKPQEGTQYEIGVKYQPEAIDALFTAAVFDLTQENVSQYNSATRTYHQIGEINSRGLELEGKMSLGEQTNMTLAYTYLDAEIKDDLTAANIGNRPANVPEHQASAWLDYTIPGQGALGDLTLGGGVRFVGERQRNDGNTETLPSNSVFDAAINYAVTDDVSLSVNATNLLDREYVSSNTFGSRYYGDGRTVLATLKYSW, encoded by the coding sequence ATGAACAATGGGGGTGCAGCTCGACTGCAAAAACGTGGTCGTGTTGTGGTAATAGCCAGTGCCTTGATGATGACAACCGCCTTGGCGCCGGCCGTGTTGTTTGCACCTGACGCAAATGCACAGGTCAGTGCGGGCGGGATCGATGCCGAGCATGCATTTGATATTCCGGCCCAGTCACTGACCAGTGCGCTGGCCCAGTTTGGCGTGCAGGCCGGTGTGCAGGTCACCGTAGACGGAGCACTTGCACGCGGAATTGATGCGCCGACCATCAATGGCACGATGCGCGCAAGCACAGCCCTTGAGGCGCTTCTGCGCGGGTCGGGGCTTGATTATGACGTGACCAGTGATGGCACGGTTGTGATCGAGGCGGTGACAAGCAGTGCAGGCGAGGAAGTTCTTGAAACGCTCCGGGTCGAGGCCAATGCGCCAGAAGTCGCCGATCCGACCAAAGCCATCACCGACAGTTTTGTCGTATCGCGCTCACGAACTGCGTCGAAAACCGATACGCCCATTTTGGATGATTCATCGGCGGTTTCCGTGGTGACGCAGAAAGAAATGGAAACCCGTAACGTTCAAGATCTGCAGCAGGCAGTGGCCTATACTGCCGGTGTGCAGGCGGGCGAATATGGTTCGGATGTCCGCTATGACTATGTTCGTATCCGTGGTTTCGGGCAGCAGAATCTTGGGGCATACCGTGACGGGCTGCCATCGCGGATTTACAATTTTACCAACAGTCGTCCGGAGGCCTATGGCCTGCAGCAGGTTGATGTGCTTAAGGGGTCGACATCCAGCCTTTTTGGCATGAATGGCCCGGGCGGTTTGGTCAATATGACAACCAAGCGCCCGCAGGATGAGGCCAGCGGCGAAGTTCTGACCACCTTTGGTGAAAATCATCTGCGCGGCGCGGGCGATGTGACGGGTCCGGTTGGCGAAAACAGCAACTGGTCCTATCGCCTGACTGCTTTGTGGCAGGATGCCGAGCGCGGGCAGGACTATTCGCAGGATGACCGCATCTATGTCGCACCGGCGTTTAGCTATACCCCAAATCTGGATACCAAACTGACCATCCTGACGAGCTATAGCGACCGGGAAAGCGGCCTTGGTTATGGCTTTCCGGCCGGGATCGAAACGAGCCGTGATGCGTTCTTCGGGGAACCTGATTTCAACAATTTCGATACCGAAGAAACCAATATCGGGTATGAGCTGTCGCACCAGATCAATGATAAGCTCGAGTTTCGTCAGAATGCGCGCTACACCCATGTCGATCTGACATACGAGACGGTTTATCTCAACGATACCACCCCGCTTGGTGACCGTTGGGCCTTTGCGATTTACGGAGAGCTTGACCGTTTTGCCATTGATAACCAGATCCAATATGACACCGCGATCAGTGACATGTTCGACAGCAAGACGCTTGTCGGGTTGGACTATAGCCGCGATCAGAACCGTGAACGACGCTTTGACGGTACGGCAAGTCCGATTGATCCCTATAATCCATCCTATTGCGGGATGTCGTGCATCGATATCGATTTCACCTCAGATACCGAAATTACCCAGGCGGCCTATGGCCTTTATGCCCAGGAACAGTTGACGATTGCTGACGACTGGATCGCGACCGTTGGCGGGCGTTTCGATTATGTTCAAAGCGACACCGACACCATTAGCAGCGGTACGACCGACGAACGGGATGATCACAAATTCACATCGCGTTTTGGTCTGACCTATAAGGCGACCAACGAAGTTTCGGTTTACGGAAACTATTCGGAATCCTACCAACCGGTTTATTCCAGCCTGGCATCGCGTCCGGATGGGGTGAAACCGCAGGAAGGCACGCAGTACGAAATCGGTGTGAAGTACCAGCCCGAAGCAATCGATGCACTGTTTACGGCTGCAGTATTTGATCTGACGCAGGAAAACGTTTCGCAGTACAATTCCGCGACCAGAACCTACCACCAGATCGGTGAAATCAATTCCCGCGGGCTTGAGCTTGAAGGTAAAATGTCGCTGGGTGAGCAGACGAACATGACGCTGGCCTATACCTACCTTGATGCCGAAATCAAGGATGACTTGACGGCGGCAAATATTGGCAACCGCCCGGCAAACGTACCCGAGCATCAGGCTTCAGCCTGGCTTGACTACACTATTCCGGGGCAGGGCGCGCTTGGCGATCTGACCCTTGGCGGTGGAGTGCGTTTTGTCGGTGAACGTCAGCGCAATGACGGCAATACCGAAACTCTGCCGTCAAACAGCGTGTTTGACGCAGCCATCAACTATGCCGTGACTGATGACGTCAGTCTGTCCGTGAACGCCACCAACCTGCTTGATCGGGAATATGTTTCTTCAAATACATTCGGCAGCCGTTACTACGGCGATGGCCGCACGGTTCTGGCGACCCTGAAATACAGCTGGTAA
- a CDS encoding FecR family protein produces the protein MAEITDPVQKQASKAATEWLIRLQEDPENPELQAQFADWCAEDPAHIDAWKATQKAADLMAKAKPSGTADWQAFLAARREGSDKGDVDGQQNDAVAALLNIDYEKAVAEGKVISAQTRFQKRGNMSWRGIGLGGVAVAASLLAAIIGPDIATHMQADYVTATGEMRTITLSDNSTVTLAPESAITVHFDGATRFVELLDGEAFFDVTPDPQKPFRVGADQVMVTVLGTGFDVSEGNAVSTVGVEHGRVQVENVANVPAVFEILEAGQNVRVGQDGTVIRHPSPTSQIGAWRKNQLIAQDQPLSDVVDQLRRYFNGAILITDEVLAAQTVTGVYRLDDPVSALRGMARAQKATVREITPWVLVVSKS, from the coding sequence ATGGCAGAGATAACCGATCCAGTCCAAAAGCAGGCGAGCAAGGCCGCGACCGAATGGTTGATCCGCCTGCAGGAGGATCCGGAAAACCCGGAACTGCAAGCACAGTTTGCCGACTGGTGTGCCGAGGACCCAGCCCACATTGATGCCTGGAAGGCGACGCAAAAGGCCGCCGATCTGATGGCAAAGGCCAAGCCGTCTGGCACGGCCGATTGGCAGGCGTTCCTTGCGGCGCGCCGCGAGGGTAGCGACAAAGGTGATGTCGACGGTCAGCAGAATGATGCGGTCGCGGCGCTTTTGAATATTGATTACGAAAAGGCCGTTGCCGAAGGCAAGGTTATCTCGGCGCAAACCCGGTTTCAAAAGCGCGGCAATATGTCCTGGCGCGGGATCGGGCTTGGCGGGGTGGCGGTGGCGGCATCCCTTTTGGCCGCCATCATCGGGCCGGATATCGCAACCCATATGCAGGCCGATTATGTCACGGCAACAGGCGAGATGCGCACCATTACGCTTTCTGACAACAGCACGGTAACCCTTGCGCCGGAAAGTGCGATTACCGTGCATTTTGACGGGGCAACACGCTTTGTCGAATTGCTCGATGGCGAGGCGTTTTTTGACGTCACCCCGGATCCGCAAAAGCCGTTTCGCGTTGGGGCGGATCAGGTGATGGTCACGGTGCTTGGCACCGGATTTGATGTTTCCGAAGGCAATGCTGTTTCGACGGTTGGCGTGGAACACGGGCGGGTGCAGGTCGAAAATGTCGCCAATGTACCGGCGGTTTTTGAAATCCTTGAAGCCGGGCAGAATGTCCGGGTCGGGCAGGACGGCACGGTGATCCGTCATCCTTCGCCGACCAGCCAAATTGGCGCCTGGCGCAAGAACCAGCTGATCGCACAGGATCAACCGTTATCCGACGTTGTTGATCAGCTTCGGCGCTATTTCAATGGCGCCATCCTGATCACCGATGAGGTGTTGGCTGCCCAGACGGTCACAGGGGTCTATCGCCTTGATGATCCGGTATCGGCCTTGCGCGGCATGGCGCGGGCGCAAAAGGCAACGGTGCGTGAAATCACGCCGTGGGTTCTGGTTGTCTCAAAGTCCTGA
- a CDS encoding sigma-70 family RNA polymerase sigma factor, which produces MASNATSNVTSLALFMRQRSALVNYASSIIGSRVQAEDLVQEAWLRFDAATKGRFLDDTTGYLYRIVRNLALDSKRQIARESSLTAASDYDVAVQTRASDSPDPETVAVYKDEYAILMQALSELPERTRIACEMHRVGGAKLREIADYLDISVPLAHKLVSEGIDHCRERLGGWP; this is translated from the coding sequence TTGGCTTCAAACGCGACATCAAATGTGACGTCATTGGCACTGTTCATGCGCCAGCGATCCGCACTTGTGAACTATGCCAGCAGCATCATCGGCAGCCGTGTGCAGGCCGAAGATCTGGTGCAGGAAGCATGGTTGCGGTTTGATGCGGCGACCAAGGGGCGGTTTCTCGATGATACCACCGGCTATCTTTACCGGATCGTGCGCAATCTGGCACTTGATAGCAAACGCCAGATTGCTCGTGAAAGCAGCCTGACCGCCGCATCTGATTATGATGTGGCCGTGCAAACGCGCGCATCCGACAGCCCGGACCCGGAAACGGTTGCGGTGTACAAGGATGAATACGCGATTTTGATGCAAGCCCTTTCCGAATTGCCCGAACGCACGCGCATAGCCTGCGAGATGCATCGGGTTGGCGGGGCGAAACTGCGCGAGATTGCCGATTATCTCGATATTTCCGTGCCGCTTGCCCATAAGCTTGTATCCGAGGGCATTGATCATTGCCGCGAACGGCTGGGTGGCTGGCCATGA
- a CDS encoding c-type cytochrome: MQKTSLVILLTGVVALGMWGISDYMAHNGEAYGDVERGQSIAEQTCLRCHTKFEGDPLPDPTVTTAPALASFGQRWPLENLEEALAEGITVSHDNMTMPEFSFTSQSIADLLSYMESLTNEANAKAGQ; this comes from the coding sequence ATGCAGAAAACCAGCCTTGTCATCCTGTTGACCGGTGTCGTGGCCTTGGGCATGTGGGGGATCAGCGATTACATGGCGCACAACGGCGAGGCATATGGCGATGTCGAACGCGGGCAATCGATTGCCGAGCAGACCTGCCTGCGCTGTCACACCAAATTCGAAGGCGATCCCCTGCCCGATCCGACCGTCACCACCGCCCCGGCCCTTGCCAGTTTCGGGCAACGCTGGCCGCTGGAAAACCTTGAAGAAGCCTTGGCCGAGGGCATCACGGTATCGCATGACAACATGACCATGCCCGAATTTTCCTTCACCTCCCAAAGCATCGCTGATCTGCTGAGCTATATGGAAAGCCTGACAAACGAGGCCAACGCAAAGGCTGGCCAATAA
- a CDS encoding alpha/beta hydrolase — MTNLKKLLTATAFGLGLLSAPVAAFADSNAPTNRPTIVLIHGAFAASDSWDGVTDILLADGYPVVSVANPLRSVSGDAAYARAVIDSIEGETVLVGHSYGGMVISAAAAGAANVKSLVYVASFAAEPGETIAQLAGQFPGSTLGEALAAPVAIGNGINDLYIDQAKFGQQFAADVPAEKARLMAAAQRPVTDFALNEPAQQAAWKDLPSYHIFGTADKNIPPAAMTFMAERADARKTVVVNDASHVVMVSHPQAVADLIIEAAHPE; from the coding sequence ATGACCAACCTGAAAAAACTGCTCACCGCCACCGCATTTGGCCTGGGTCTGTTATCCGCGCCCGTCGCCGCCTTTGCAGATAGCAACGCACCGACAAACCGCCCGACCATCGTTCTGATCCATGGCGCCTTTGCCGCCTCCGACAGTTGGGATGGTGTGACCGACATTCTGCTTGCCGACGGCTATCCGGTCGTCAGTGTTGCCAACCCGCTGCGCAGTGTGTCCGGTGATGCCGCCTATGCCCGCGCCGTCATTGATAGCATCGAGGGTGAAACGGTTCTGGTCGGCCATTCATATGGCGGCATGGTCATCAGTGCCGCCGCTGCCGGCGCGGCCAATGTCAAATCACTGGTCTATGTGGCATCCTTTGCCGCCGAACCGGGTGAAACCATTGCCCAACTGGCCGGTCAGTTCCCGGGCAGCACATTGGGTGAAGCACTGGCAGCACCGGTCGCAATCGGCAACGGGATCAATGATCTTTATATTGATCAGGCAAAATTCGGACAGCAATTTGCTGCTGACGTACCGGCGGAAAAGGCCCGCCTGATGGCAGCCGCCCAGCGCCCTGTCACCGACTTTGCGCTCAATGAACCGGCACAGCAGGCCGCATGGAAGGATCTGCCGTCCTATCACATCTTTGGCACTGCCGATAAAAACATCCCGCCAGCAGCCATGACCTTTATGGCAGAACGGGCAGATGCACGTAAAACAGTTGTGGTTAATGATGCCTCGCACGTTGTCATGGTATCCCATCCGCAGGCAGTCGCCGACCTGATCATTGAGGCCGCCCACCCGGAGTAA
- a CDS encoding arylamine N-acetyltransferase — protein MNSHQPVTHNAPVAPDHDALQSRINASWAAPIKCPKQEVDLDAYFARIGYDGPREATLDVLQTLHALHPATIPFEAIDVFNDTPISIDPERVDQKLIHDGRGGYCFEQNGLFRRVLRSLGFEVEGLAGRVLWGYGPNDMPRPRCHMANRVMIDGEAWLADVGLGGCVPTAPLMLDIATPQATPHDTYRVIKGAHSYRVELERDGVWKAVHEIDIAPVSDIDYEVMNWYASDHPESGFCKTLMVARSAPFARFTLLNNRLTIRLVTGEEEQHTLSVGDIPQTLKDIFGIAPDPAWRGAFARLVNHSHG, from the coding sequence ATGAATAGCCACCAGCCTGTCACCCATAACGCCCCGGTCGCACCAGACCATGACGCTTTGCAAAGCCGGATCAATGCCAGTTGGGCCGCCCCGATCAAATGCCCGAAACAGGAAGTGGATCTCGATGCCTATTTCGCCCGGATCGGCTATGACGGCCCGCGCGAAGCCACACTGGACGTGTTGCAAACCCTGCATGCGCTGCATCCGGCAACCATCCCGTTCGAAGCGATTGATGTGTTCAATGACACACCAATAAGCATTGATCCGGAGCGCGTCGATCAGAAGCTGATCCATGACGGGCGGGGTGGTTATTGTTTTGAGCAAAACGGCCTGTTTCGCCGCGTCTTGCGCAGCCTTGGCTTTGAGGTCGAAGGTCTGGCCGGGCGGGTTTTATGGGGTTATGGCCCGAATGATATGCCCCGTCCGCGCTGCCACATGGCCAACCGCGTGATGATCGATGGCGAAGCCTGGCTGGCCGATGTCGGCTTGGGTGGGTGTGTGCCAACCGCGCCCTTGATGCTCGATATTGCAACGCCACAAGCAACCCCGCATGACACCTATCGCGTGATCAAGGGCGCGCACAGCTATCGGGTTGAACTGGAACGTGATGGCGTGTGGAAGGCGGTACATGAGATCGATATCGCACCTGTTTCGGATATCGATTACGAGGTCATGAACTGGTACGCATCCGATCACCCCGAAAGCGGGTTTTGCAAGACCCTGATGGTCGCCAGATCTGCCCCGTTTGCGCGCTTTACGTTGCTGAACAACCGCCTGACCATCCGGCTGGTCACCGGTGAGGAAGAGCAACACACGCTCAGCGTTGGCGATATTCCGCAGACGCTCAAAGACATCTTTGGCATCGCGCCGGACCCGGCCTGGCGCGGCGCCTTTGCCAGATTGGTCAATCACAGTCACGGATAA
- a CDS encoding D-amino-acid transaminase, giving the protein MRTVYVNGEFLPETEAKISIFDRSFLFADGVYEVTSVLDGKLIDFMGHMKRLERSLAELKFEFKPDIDQLLEAHRELVKLNDITEGLIYLQVSRGSAGDRDFAIDPQTPPTIVMFTQSKSLIKSALAERGQKIMTATDIRWRRSDIKTVQLLYASLLKTDAAAKGKDDAWMVLDGYVTEGSSNNAYIVTKDGTIVTRELSTDILHGITRAAVLKCAEELQLKVEERHFTVEEAQNAAEAFSTSASAFVCPVVEIDDKPVGDGVPGPVAKRLREIYIDANRKMAL; this is encoded by the coding sequence ATGCGCACTGTTTATGTGAACGGCGAGTTTTTGCCGGAAACCGAAGCAAAGATTTCGATTTTTGACCGATCCTTCCTGTTCGCCGACGGCGTGTATGAAGTGACCTCGGTGCTTGATGGCAAGCTGATTGACTTCATGGGCCACATGAAGCGCCTCGAACGCTCGCTTGCCGAACTCAAGTTCGAATTCAAACCCGATATTGACCAGCTTCTTGAAGCCCACCGTGAACTGGTGAAGCTTAACGACATCACCGAAGGCCTGATTTACCTTCAGGTTTCGCGTGGTTCGGCCGGTGATCGTGATTTCGCAATCGATCCGCAAACGCCGCCGACCATCGTGATGTTCACCCAAAGCAAATCACTGATCAAATCGGCCCTTGCCGAACGCGGTCAGAAAATCATGACCGCCACCGATATCCGCTGGCGCCGGTCTGACATCAAGACCGTGCAGCTGCTATATGCATCGCTTCTGAAAACCGATGCAGCTGCCAAGGGCAAGGATGATGCCTGGATGGTGCTGGATGGCTATGTCACCGAAGGATCGAGCAACAACGCCTATATCGTCACCAAGGACGGCACGATCGTCACCCGCGAACTGTCGACCGACATCCTGCACGGCATCACCCGTGCGGCGGTCCTGAAATGCGCCGAGGAGCTTCAGCTCAAGGTCGAAGAACGCCACTTCACGGTTGAAGAAGCCCAGAATGCGGCAGAGGCCTTCTCGACCTCGGCCTCGGCCTTTGTCTGCCCGGTTGTCGAAATTGATGACAAACCGGTTGGCGATGGCGTTCCGGGCCCGGTCGCCAAGCGCCTGCGCGAGATCTATATCGACGCCAACCGCAAAATGGCGCTCTGA
- a CDS encoding SDR family oxidoreductase yields MDKTWLITGASSGFGRGLTEKVLARGDRVIATVRRTGSLDDLVAQYGERLSVAYLDVSEPDAVQATVDKAFADFGRIDFIVSNAGFGIMGAAEETGIDQMRQIIDTNLLGSIVVIRAALPHLRGQGSGRVIQVSSEGGQIAYPGFSLYHATKWGIEGFVESLAKEVAPFDIEFMLVEPGPSRTAFIGSIIQPEPISDYDGTPAHDLKEAAFGGGWVIKGDPDRMINAMIAAADAPKMPFRLLLGSDAYDGVHAALTERLAKLEAGKDITISADFTEEELAAM; encoded by the coding sequence ATGGACAAGACATGGTTAATTACCGGTGCATCGTCCGGGTTTGGTCGTGGGCTTACGGAAAAGGTACTGGCGCGTGGTGATCGTGTGATCGCCACCGTACGACGCACAGGGTCGCTTGACGATCTGGTCGCACAATATGGCGAACGGCTCAGTGTTGCTTATCTTGATGTAAGCGAGCCCGATGCGGTGCAGGCGACCGTTGACAAGGCCTTTGCCGATTTTGGACGGATTGATTTCATCGTCAGCAATGCCGGCTTTGGCATCATGGGGGCGGCCGAGGAAACCGGCATTGATCAGATGCGCCAGATTATTGATACCAACCTTTTGGGATCAATTGTTGTGATCAGAGCTGCCTTGCCACACCTGCGTGGGCAAGGATCGGGGCGTGTCATTCAGGTATCGTCCGAAGGCGGTCAGATCGCCTATCCGGGCTTTAGCCTGTATCACGCGACCAAATGGGGCATCGAGGGCTTTGTTGAATCGCTGGCCAAGGAAGTCGCGCCATTTGACATTGAATTCATGCTGGTCGAACCCGGTCCGTCACGCACCGCGTTTATCGGCTCCATCATCCAGCCGGAACCGATCAGTGATTATGACGGCACCCCGGCCCATGACCTCAAGGAAGCCGCCTTTGGCGGTGGATGGGTGATCAAGGGCGATCCGGATCGCATGATAAATGCGATGATTGCGGCGGCAGATGCACCGAAAATGCCGTTTCGTTTGTTGCTGGGATCAGATGCCTATGATGGCGTTCATGCCGCATTGACCGAAAGGCTGGCAAAGCTTGAGGCCGGAAAAGACATCACCATTTCCGCCGATTTTACCGAGGAAGAACTTGCCGCAATGTAG
- a CDS encoding LysR family transcriptional regulator, which yields MPAISQPTLNDMRFFIAVAEHRSFRKAADALGVAPSTLSHALRNMESNLDIRLFHRTTRSVSLTEAGEQLLDRLRPALLNLEEAMGTVESFRTGGTSGTVRINTSDGAARLLTRHVVPEMRKQYPDVAIDLVTEGRLVDIVAGGFDAGARLGEAVPLDMVAVRFGPPFRFVAVASPDYFKTRPRPIVPDDLHSHDCIRHRFPSGKIYHWDFEKQGQEISIDVSGPLTLDRHDLMVDVARQGLGIAYVSEIYAARAIANGDLVTVLDDWLPEIPGLFLYYPDHRRVPPPLRAFIDVMKSLDPALRTGYLERDI from the coding sequence ATGCCAGCAATCAGCCAGCCGACCCTGAATGACATGCGGTTCTTCATCGCCGTTGCCGAACATCGCAGTTTCCGCAAGGCCGCCGATGCGCTGGGTGTTGCGCCCTCCACCCTCAGCCACGCACTGCGCAACATGGAAAGCAACCTTGATATCCGTCTGTTTCATCGCACCACGCGCAGTGTGTCCCTGACCGAGGCGGGCGAACAGCTGCTTGATCGGTTACGCCCGGCACTGCTCAACCTTGAAGAAGCCATGGGCACGGTCGAAAGCTTTCGCACCGGCGGGACGTCGGGCACGGTGCGCATCAACACATCCGACGGGGCCGCACGCCTTTTGACCCGCCATGTGGTTCCGGAAATGCGCAAACAATATCCGGATGTGGCGATTGATCTGGTGACCGAAGGACGGCTTGTTGATATCGTCGCAGGCGGTTTTGATGCCGGGGCACGGCTGGGCGAAGCCGTGCCACTTGATATGGTGGCGGTGCGCTTTGGCCCGCCATTTCGCTTTGTCGCGGTTGCATCGCCAGACTATTTCAAAACCCGTCCACGTCCCATCGTGCCCGATGATTTGCACAGCCATGATTGCATCCGCCATCGCTTTCCCAGCGGCAAGATCTATCACTGGGATTTTGAAAAGCAGGGACAGGAAATCTCGATTGATGTGTCCGGCCCGCTGACGCTCGATCGTCATGATCTGATGGTCGATGTCGCCCGACAGGGGCTTGGCATTGCCTATGTTTCCGAGATTTATGCCGCGCGTGCCATCGCCAATGGTGATCTTGTCACTGTGCTCGATGACTGGTTACCCGAAATTCCGGGGCTTTTCCTGTATTACCCGGATCACCGGCGGGTTCCCCCACCCTTACGCGCCTTTATCGATGTGATGAAATCGCTCGACCCTGCGTTGCGAACCGGATATCTGGAAAGGGATATCTGA